ATGGTGATGGTCCCGGTCCCGACCTGGACGTCAGCCCCAGTAAAGGCGGCACTCCTCTTTTGTTCCGCCTGGGCAAGGGCGTCCACCCGGACCTGCCACGTCCCGGCCTGGGCCTCGTTCGTGGCCGAGACCGCAAGCACGTCCTCATTCCCCGAGACGGCCTTCATGGCCCTGAATGCATCCGTGTCCGAAAGGGCCGAGGCCGTGGATCTGAACTCCGAAAGGGCGGCCTTGAGCGTCCCCACCGCGCTGATCTTTGCCTGGAACGCCGCCTCTCGGCTCTGGAGGAGGGTGATGGGCCTCCTTTCAATCTCCATGAGTTTTCCGAGAATGGACTCGGTGTCGAGCCCTGACATCAGACCTGATACGCCGATTCCCATGACGTCACCTCAATAATGCGTTGATAGACCCGGAGGGCCGATAGCGGCCCCCCGGGGTTCGAGGTTCAGGCCTTAGCCCTGGAGGAGGGTGAGGGCGGCCTGCGGAACCGTGTTCGCCTGCGCAAGCATGGCAAGCCCTGCCTGCTGGAGGATCTGGGACCTGGTCAGGTTCGCAGTCTCTACAGCGAAGTCCGCGTCAAGGATCCGGGATTTCGCCGCGGAGATGTTCTCGGAGACGTTCATGAGGTTTGCGATGGTAGACTCGAAGCGGTTCTGGACCGCGCCGAGGTCGGCCCTGAGATCATCGATGTATGAAAGGGCGCTGTCTATCACCTTTATTGCGTTGTTCGCACCGGTCTGGGTGCTGACATCGACATCCGCCACTTCGGAAAGGTCTGATCCATGGGCGTTGGTATCGTCAAAGATAGCGCCCGTAGCAGCTGCGGCCGTTACTGTATATGACTTGGCAGAATCGAAAATGACTGAACCGCCCACGGTTGCCGAAGTACCAGCTGCGACTGTCACAGCATTTCCGACCTCGGAACTTGTGCTAAAGAAATCCTCTCCCGAGGCATGGGAGCCGGATTCCTTGACGCCGGTCAGATCGAAAGCGACAGACCCGGTCGCGGACGTAAGTGTGATGTCGTAGCCCTCGGAGTTCTCGAGCAGGATGGCGGACTTGTCGTCACTCAAGACGGCCGAGATACCGGTCTTCCCGGAGACATCATTGATCGCCTTGGCAAGTTCGGTCAGATCGCCTGTATCGTCGATATTAGCGCTGACGGTTACGCCGTCGGTTTCGTTCTGCCCGTAAAGGGTGAAGGAAACGGTTCCAGAGGTGGCGACATTGTCGATTTTGGCGTATGTCACAGCGCTTGCATTGACGCCGGTTGCATCCGCCTTCTCGTTCACGGCCTCTGCAATGGCGCGGGCCGTATCATCCGCACCTATACTAATGGTCTCGCTCCCCAAAGAGCCGGAAACGGTCAGATCGGAGCCATCGACGTTATTGGTCGTGCCGGATACAGCCGCAGCTATCGAAGTGTTATAATACTCGTTCACAAGCCGATGCGTCCCCATGGAGGTGGCGCGTGCATCTCCCATGGTGACGTTGATCGTCTGGTTGGCCTCTGCCCCCACGTGGAACTTGGCGTTCCCGAAGGTCCCGTCAAGAAGGACCTTGCCGTTGAAGGCCGTGGTGTTGGCGATCCTGTTCAGTTCACTCTGG
The sequence above is a segment of the Deltaproteobacteria bacterium genome. Coding sequences within it:
- a CDS encoding flagellin, which gives rise to MAITVNTNIASLNAQRNLSGTDKLLNRSLQRLSSGLRINSAKDDAAGLAISDRMGAQVRGLNQAVRNANDGISLAQTAEGALQESTNILQRIRELAVQSANDTNTASDRVSLQKEVAQLQSELNRIANTTAFNGKVLLDGTFGNAKFHVGAEANQTINVTMGDARATSMGTHRLVNEYYNTSIAAAVSGTTNNVDGSDLTVSGSLGSETISIGADDTARAIAEAVNEKADATGVNASAVTYAKIDNVATSGTVSFTLYGQNETDGVTVSANIDDTGDLTELAKAINDVSGKTGISAVLSDDKSAILLENSEGYDITLTSATGSVAFDLTGVKESGSHASGEDFFSTSSEVGNAVTVAAGTSATVGGSVIFDSAKSYTVTAAAATGAIFDDTNAHGSDLSEVADVDVSTQTGANNAIKVIDSALSYIDDLRADLGAVQNRFESTIANLMNVSENISAAKSRILDADFAVETANLTRSQILQQAGLAMLAQANTVPQAALTLLQG